Proteins from a genomic interval of Burkholderiales bacterium:
- a CDS encoding CoA transferase: MTMLHRRDYAPQAPGTLDGVRVLDLSRLICGNTMTQLMADFGAEVIKVEFGDGDTLRAWETAGIDINWKFYGRNKKSLWMDLRKERARDLLLRLVPGAAIFIESFRPGALEEMALSPARLLEINPRLVVVRISGWGQDGPYHRRPGFGSIIEGMSGFASMNGFADREPVLPPTYLADSIAGLYGCSAAMMALREAEKADGRGQVIDLPLLDPLFTILGPHAAAHRLTGRVKPRMGSRSGNSAPRNVYRCRDGRYIGVVASIQKMAERLLRAIGGDALAADPRFATNSDRVKNVEALDAVIGRFIGERTLDENLEFFGDADITAGPIYDIAQIVQDPHVVEREIVADYPDADMEWFPMHHVVPRLSATPGAIHSPAPRLGEHNREILRGLGVDDGAYADLLAQGALRESAAG, from the coding sequence ATGACCATGCTCCACAGGCGCGACTACGCGCCGCAGGCGCCCGGCACGCTCGACGGCGTGCGGGTGCTCGACCTGTCGCGGCTCATCTGCGGCAACACCATGACCCAGCTCATGGCCGATTTCGGCGCCGAGGTGATCAAGGTCGAGTTCGGCGACGGCGACACCCTGCGCGCGTGGGAGACCGCGGGCATCGACATCAACTGGAAGTTCTACGGCCGCAACAAGAAGAGCCTGTGGATGGACCTCCGGAAGGAGCGCGCGCGCGACCTCCTGCTGCGGCTGGTGCCCGGCGCGGCGATCTTCATCGAGAGCTTCCGTCCGGGCGCGCTCGAGGAGATGGCGCTTTCCCCGGCGCGCCTGCTCGAGATCAATCCGCGCCTGGTCGTGGTGCGCATCTCCGGCTGGGGACAGGACGGCCCTTATCATCGCCGGCCCGGCTTCGGCTCGATCATCGAAGGGATGTCGGGATTCGCCTCGATGAACGGCTTCGCCGACCGCGAGCCGGTGCTGCCGCCGACGTACCTCGCCGACAGCATCGCCGGCCTCTACGGCTGCAGCGCCGCGATGATGGCGCTGCGCGAAGCCGAGAAAGCCGACGGCCGCGGCCAGGTCATCGACCTGCCGCTGCTCGATCCGCTGTTCACCATCCTCGGCCCGCACGCGGCCGCTCATCGCCTGACCGGCCGGGTGAAGCCGCGCATGGGCAGCCGCTCGGGAAATTCGGCGCCGCGCAACGTCTACCGCTGTCGCGACGGCCGCTACATCGGCGTCGTCGCCTCGATCCAGAAGATGGCCGAGCGCCTGCTGCGCGCCATCGGCGGCGACGCGCTTGCGGCCGACCCGAGGTTCGCCACCAACTCCGATCGCGTGAAGAACGTCGAGGCGCTCGACGCGGTCATCGGCCGCTTCATCGGCGAGCGCACGCTGGACGAGAACCTCGAGTTCTTCGGCGACGCCGACATCACCGCGGGCCCGATCTACGACATCGCGCAGATCGTGCAGGACCCGCACGTCGTCGAGCGCGAGATCGTGGCCGACTATCCCGACGCCGACATGGAATGGTTCCCGATGCACCACGTGGTGCCGCGCCTGTCCGCGACGCCCGGCGCCATACACAGCCCCGCGCCGCGTCTCGGCGAGCACAACCGCGAGATCCTGCGCGGACTCGGCGTGGACGACGGCGCTTATGCCGACCTCCTCGCGCAGGGCGCGCTGCGCGAGAGCGCAGCCGGCTGA
- a CDS encoding MmgE/PrpD family protein, translating into MDATTERLVDFALSVDAAALAPGVVHECKRRIVDTFACAAGGYTEPVSRMAQAVARLSPGGGRPASLWCGSGRVTPEAAAFANGVALRALDMSDTYGVKSIGHPSDVLSGIFAVAEAVQADGPSTLAAATLAYDVYGSFCELVDVNALGWDQPVYGVIACALGAGRLLGLTREQLGHAVALALAPNMALYQTRHGELSAWKNCAGANASRNAVFAAYLAREGVTGPAAIFEGRAGLWDAIGRHDWTVTVDERSPHRVTLTDIKLLPLCYHGLSAAFAAFDLRGRVDLERVTAVRVETYRAAIEAMANDDTRWRPETRETADHSLPYVVAAALLDGDITAESFSPQKLRDPRIAALTAKVTVHEDPAHTSRYPQAPSCRVIAAAGSGEVRAEVEYPRGHVRNPVSDAELDAKFTRCALPALGAARCAEALRALWRIDEAGDVAAVMRLFAAPDR; encoded by the coding sequence GTGGACGCGACGACGGAGCGCCTGGTCGATTTCGCGTTATCGGTCGATGCCGCGGCGCTCGCGCCCGGCGTCGTGCACGAATGCAAGCGCCGCATCGTCGACACTTTCGCCTGCGCGGCCGGCGGCTATACCGAGCCGGTGAGCCGCATGGCGCAGGCGGTCGCGCGGCTCTCGCCGGGCGGCGGCCGACCGGCCAGCCTCTGGTGCGGCTCCGGGCGCGTCACGCCCGAAGCCGCGGCTTTCGCCAACGGCGTGGCGCTGCGCGCGCTCGACATGAGCGACACCTACGGCGTGAAGTCGATCGGGCACCCCAGCGACGTGCTCTCGGGCATCTTCGCCGTGGCCGAGGCGGTGCAGGCCGACGGACCGTCCACGCTCGCGGCGGCGACCCTCGCGTACGACGTGTATGGCAGCTTCTGCGAGCTCGTCGACGTGAACGCGCTCGGCTGGGACCAGCCGGTCTACGGCGTGATCGCATGCGCGCTGGGCGCGGGACGGCTCCTCGGCCTCACGCGCGAGCAGCTCGGCCACGCGGTCGCGCTCGCGCTCGCGCCCAACATGGCTCTCTACCAGACGCGCCACGGCGAGCTCTCGGCGTGGAAGAACTGCGCGGGCGCGAACGCTTCGCGCAACGCGGTCTTCGCGGCGTACCTCGCGCGCGAAGGCGTGACCGGGCCGGCCGCGATCTTCGAAGGACGCGCCGGCCTGTGGGACGCGATCGGCCGTCACGACTGGACCGTCACCGTGGACGAGCGCTCGCCGCACCGCGTGACGCTCACCGACATCAAGCTCCTGCCGCTGTGCTACCACGGCCTCTCGGCGGCTTTCGCCGCGTTCGACCTGCGAGGCCGGGTGGACCTCGAGCGCGTCACCGCCGTGCGGGTCGAGACCTATCGCGCCGCGATCGAAGCGATGGCGAACGACGACACGCGCTGGCGTCCCGAGACGCGTGAGACCGCCGATCACAGCCTGCCTTATGTCGTGGCGGCCGCGCTGCTGGACGGCGACATCACGGCCGAATCGTTCTCGCCGCAGAAGCTGCGCGATCCGCGCATCGCCGCGCTGACCGCGAAGGTGACGGTGCACGAAGATCCGGCGCACACCTCGCGCTACCCGCAAGCGCCGTCGTGCCGCGTGATCGCAGCGGCGGGGTCGGGCGAAGTCCGGGCCGAGGTCGAATACCCTCGCGGTCACGTGCGCAACCCGGTGAGCGACGCCGAGCTCGACGCCAAGTTCACGCGCTGTGCGCTGCCCGCGCTGGGCGCAGCCCGCTGCGCCGAGGCGCTGCGCGCGCTGTGGCGCATCGACGAGGCCGGCGACGTCGCCGCGGTCATGCGCCTGTTCGCCGCGCCCGATCGCTGA
- a CDS encoding MmgE/PrpD family protein codes for MMELDSTLQKLTDWTLGLSYADLPPEAIHECKRRVLDTLACALGGYASEPAKIARAVARGTGGERSARVLGSLERVSPEQAAFVNGVMIRYLDLNDATGSGGGHPSDALGALLAAAETQRTDGRTFILATVIVYELFLGFFAGNRVRNRGWDHVIYTVLGAAAAIAKMMGLDRERLANALSLALTPNMALEVSRRGQLTMWKGCAGGNACRNAIFAVDLAAAGMTAPPHVFEGEQGIWNAVGEFQWPPLAPKERSFRVADSQIKIYPCEYHGQSPIETVLGLRGQVDARDVESIVIRTYWFAWSEIGSEPEKWTPTTRETADHSIPFLVSAALLDGKVDPSSFTQARIFDPALRALMQKVKVIHDKSLDAMQPQSNPCRMEITLKDGRVIEGSVDHPKGHVRNPVTDADLERKLAGLNNGLLSPRQVHRLLELCWKLDELDDVRELVSATRI; via the coding sequence ATGATGGAACTGGATTCGACACTGCAGAAGCTCACCGACTGGACGCTCGGCCTGAGCTACGCCGACCTGCCCCCCGAGGCGATACACGAATGCAAGCGGCGCGTGCTGGACACGCTCGCCTGCGCGCTCGGCGGCTACGCCTCCGAGCCCGCGAAGATCGCGCGCGCGGTCGCGCGCGGCACCGGCGGAGAGCGCTCCGCGCGCGTGCTCGGCAGCCTCGAGCGCGTATCGCCCGAGCAGGCGGCGTTCGTGAACGGGGTGATGATCCGCTACCTCGATCTGAACGATGCGACCGGCAGTGGCGGCGGCCATCCGAGCGATGCGCTCGGCGCGCTGCTCGCGGCAGCGGAGACGCAGCGCACCGACGGCAGGACTTTCATCCTCGCGACCGTCATCGTCTACGAGCTCTTCCTCGGCTTCTTCGCGGGCAACCGCGTGCGCAACCGCGGCTGGGACCACGTCATCTACACCGTGCTCGGCGCCGCCGCGGCGATCGCGAAGATGATGGGGCTGGACCGCGAGCGGCTCGCCAACGCGCTGTCGCTCGCGCTCACGCCCAACATGGCGCTCGAAGTGTCGCGCCGCGGCCAGTTGACGATGTGGAAAGGCTGCGCGGGCGGCAACGCGTGCCGCAACGCCATATTCGCGGTGGACCTCGCCGCGGCGGGGATGACCGCGCCGCCGCACGTATTCGAAGGCGAGCAGGGCATCTGGAACGCGGTGGGCGAGTTCCAATGGCCGCCGCTCGCGCCCAAGGAACGTTCGTTCCGGGTCGCCGACAGCCAGATCAAGATCTATCCGTGCGAGTACCACGGGCAGTCGCCGATCGAGACGGTGCTGGGGCTGCGCGGGCAGGTCGATGCGCGCGACGTCGAATCCATCGTGATACGCACCTACTGGTTCGCGTGGAGCGAGATCGGCAGCGAGCCCGAGAAATGGACGCCGACCACGCGCGAGACCGCCGATCACAGCATTCCTTTCCTGGTGAGCGCGGCGCTGCTCGACGGCAAGGTCGATCCTTCGTCCTTCACCCAGGCGCGGATATTCGACCCCGCGCTGCGCGCGCTCATGCAGAAGGTCAAGGTGATCCACGACAAGTCGCTCGACGCGATGCAGCCGCAGAGCAATCCGTGCCGCATGGAGATCACGCTGAAGGACGGGCGCGTGATCGAAGGCAGCGTCGATCACCCCAAGGGCCACGTCAGGAACCCGGTGACCGACGCCGACCTCGAGCGCAAGCTCGCCGGTCTCAACAACGGGCTGCTCTCGCCGCGTCAGGTGCACCGGCTGCTGGAGCTGTGCTGGAAGCTCGACGAGCTCGACGACGTGCGCGAGCTGGTGTCGGCGACGCGGATCTGA
- a CDS encoding tripartite tricarboxylate transporter substrate binding protein, whose product MQLTQGCVAVALLAAAAVAHAQANYPVKPIRIIVPFSPGGSLDLVSRALAKPMSAELGHPVIVDNRAGAGGTIGIEAAARAPADGYTLLAIQSSITINPSLLKSVPYDPIKDFDPISKVSSYMFFLVAHPSAPVRSVKQLIALAKSRPGELQYASVGVGSGTHLAGELFNWMSGIKMTHIAYKGAGPLIIELVGGHVMLTFGSTSVLPHVVDKKLVLLGVTGAQRSTFVPDAPTIAESGLKGYEVTSWNALFAPAGTPPAIVSRLNGLVKQGLAHPESKAVFARQGLDATPSTQAELGALVKSELVKWAKVIKQAGIQPN is encoded by the coding sequence ATGCAGCTCACGCAGGGATGCGTCGCGGTCGCACTGCTCGCGGCCGCCGCAGTCGCGCACGCGCAGGCGAACTACCCCGTCAAACCGATCCGGATCATCGTGCCTTTCAGCCCCGGCGGCTCGCTCGACCTGGTGTCGCGCGCGCTCGCCAAGCCGATGAGCGCAGAGCTCGGGCATCCGGTGATCGTCGACAACCGCGCCGGCGCCGGCGGCACGATCGGGATCGAGGCCGCGGCCAGGGCGCCCGCCGACGGCTACACGCTGCTCGCGATCCAGAGCAGCATCACGATCAACCCCAGCCTTCTGAAATCGGTGCCTTACGACCCGATCAAGGACTTCGATCCGATCTCGAAGGTGTCCTCGTACATGTTCTTCCTCGTCGCGCATCCGTCGGCGCCGGTGCGCTCGGTGAAGCAGCTCATCGCGCTGGCGAAATCGCGTCCCGGCGAGCTCCAGTACGCCTCGGTCGGCGTCGGCAGCGGCACCCATCTCGCCGGCGAGCTCTTCAACTGGATGTCCGGCATCAAGATGACCCACATCGCGTACAAGGGCGCGGGGCCGCTCATCATCGAGCTGGTCGGCGGGCACGTGATGCTCACCTTCGGCAGCACCTCGGTGCTGCCGCACGTCGTCGACAAGAAGCTCGTGCTGCTCGGCGTCACCGGCGCGCAGCGTTCCACGTTCGTGCCGGACGCGCCGACGATCGCCGAGTCCGGGCTCAAGGGCTACGAGGTCACGTCGTGGAACGCGCTGTTCGCGCCCGCCGGCACGCCGCCGGCGATCGTCAGCCGCCTGAACGGGCTGGTGAAGCAGGGGCTCGCGCATCCGGAGAGCAAGGCGGTCTTCGCACGGCAGGGCCTGGACGCCACGCCGAGCACGCAGGCCGAGCTCGGCGCGCTGGTGAAGAGCGAGCTCGTGAAGTGGGCGAAAGTCATCAAGCAGGCGGGAATACAGCCCAACTGA
- the leuC gene encoding 3-isopropylmalate dehydratase large subunit yields the protein MSGRRVPGSARTLFDKVWDSHVVARLPGGEALLAVDRNFYHEAGSFHAFDALRAEGRTVRKPGLNFAVADHYVPTANREAGRAAIANPEIRDALGRLEDNAREFGTELIGLDDARQGIAHVIAPELGLTLPGLLITCCDSHTATNGALGALPIPIGQSNQLRHVLATQTLWQKRPRRMRITVEGVLPDAVTAKDVILAIIARIGIAGAAGHAVEYAGPAIRALSIEGRMTVCNMSIEAGARIGMIAPDDTTYEYVHGRDHAPRGALWDAALAYWRTLASDEAASFEREVSLDASAFEPMVSWGTSPEDCAPVAARVPDPAQFADPDRRRRVERAIEYMGLAPGVPLESVAIDRVFIGSCTNARIEDLRAAAQVFRGRRAAVPVMISPGSSAVQRQAEAEGLDRIFRDAGVEWLSSGCSMCGGSNGDLVAPGQRCASTTNRNFEGRQGRGARTHIMSPAMAAAAAVTGRLTDVRTLR from the coding sequence ATGAGCGGCCGGCGCGTTCCCGGGAGCGCCCGCACCCTGTTCGACAAGGTGTGGGACAGCCACGTCGTGGCGCGGCTGCCCGGCGGCGAGGCGCTGCTCGCCGTCGACCGCAACTTCTATCACGAGGCGGGCTCGTTCCACGCCTTCGACGCGCTGCGCGCCGAAGGGCGCACGGTGCGCAAGCCGGGGCTGAACTTCGCGGTCGCCGACCACTACGTGCCGACCGCGAACCGCGAAGCGGGGCGGGCGGCGATCGCGAATCCCGAGATCAGGGATGCGCTCGGCCGGCTGGAAGACAACGCGCGCGAGTTCGGCACCGAGCTCATCGGCCTGGACGACGCGCGGCAGGGCATCGCGCACGTGATCGCGCCGGAGCTGGGGCTCACGCTGCCGGGGCTGCTGATCACGTGCTGCGACTCCCACACCGCGACCAACGGCGCGCTCGGCGCGCTGCCGATCCCGATCGGCCAGTCCAACCAGCTGCGTCACGTGCTCGCGACCCAGACGCTGTGGCAGAAGCGTCCGCGCCGCATGCGCATCACCGTCGAGGGCGTCCTGCCGGACGCGGTGACCGCGAAGGACGTGATCCTCGCGATCATCGCGCGCATCGGCATCGCCGGCGCGGCCGGACACGCGGTGGAGTACGCCGGCCCTGCGATCCGCGCGCTGTCGATCGAAGGCCGCATGACGGTGTGCAACATGTCGATCGAGGCGGGTGCGCGCATCGGGATGATCGCGCCCGACGACACGACGTACGAGTATGTCCACGGCAGGGACCACGCGCCGCGCGGCGCGCTGTGGGACGCCGCGCTCGCGTACTGGCGCACCCTTGCGAGCGACGAGGCGGCGAGCTTCGAGCGCGAGGTCTCGCTCGACGCCAGCGCGTTCGAGCCGATGGTGAGCTGGGGCACCAGCCCCGAAGATTGCGCGCCCGTCGCGGCGCGCGTGCCCGATCCGGCGCAGTTCGCCGACCCCGACCGGCGCCGCCGCGTCGAGCGCGCGATCGAGTACATGGGCCTCGCGCCGGGCGTGCCGCTCGAGAGCGTGGCGATCGACCGCGTGTTCATCGGGTCGTGCACCAACGCGCGCATCGAGGACCTGCGCGCCGCCGCGCAGGTCTTTCGCGGCAGGCGCGCCGCGGTGCCGGTCATGATCTCGCCCGGCTCCAGCGCGGTGCAGCGTCAGGCCGAGGCCGAAGGGCTCGATCGCATCTTCAGAGACGCGGGCGTCGAGTGGCTGTCCTCGGGCTGCTCGATGTGCGGCGGCTCCAACGGCGACCTCGTCGCGCCGGGGCAGCGCTGCGCATCGACGACCAATCGCAACTTCGAAGGGCGGCAGGGCCGCGGCGCGCGCACGCACATCATGAGCCCCGCGATGGCCGCGGCCGCTGCGGTCACCGGACGGCTGACCGACGTGAGGACGCTGCGATGA
- the leuD gene encoding 3-isopropylmalate dehydratase small subunit produces the protein MRPFTALTAVAAPIDLPKVDTGMIISARYTRRRRFPGSDDYAPFFLHDLRFDADGRERADFVLNRAEFRNAPILVTGVDFGCGSSREAAAYALLDYGVRALVGPSFGEIFQENCALNGIVTVTLGQSIVRELTARLYEQPGASMTVDLQKQHVVAPGGATHRFEIDAGRRERLLRGLDPVDATLERLAEIEAFERGYAQDRPWAAR, from the coding sequence ATGAGGCCGTTCACCGCGCTCACCGCGGTCGCCGCGCCGATCGATCTGCCCAAGGTCGACACCGGGATGATCATCTCGGCGCGATACACGCGCAGGCGACGCTTTCCCGGCAGCGACGATTACGCGCCTTTCTTCCTGCACGACCTGCGCTTCGACGCCGACGGGCGCGAGCGTGCGGACTTCGTGCTGAACCGCGCGGAGTTCCGCAACGCGCCCATCCTCGTGACGGGCGTGGATTTCGGCTGCGGCTCGTCGCGCGAAGCCGCCGCGTACGCGCTGCTCGACTACGGGGTGCGCGCGCTCGTGGGTCCGAGCTTCGGCGAGATCTTCCAGGAGAACTGCGCGCTGAACGGGATCGTGACGGTGACGCTCGGGCAGTCGATCGTGCGCGAGCTCACCGCGCGGCTGTACGAGCAGCCGGGCGCGTCGATGACCGTCGATCTTCAGAAACAGCACGTCGTCGCGCCCGGCGGCGCGACCCACCGGTTCGAGATCGACGCGGGGCGCCGCGAGCGGCTGCTGCGCGGCCTCGATCCGGTCGACGCGACGCTCGAGCGCCTCGCCGAGATCGAAGCGTTCGAGCGCGGCTACGCGCAGGACAGACCGTGGGCGGCGCGGTGA
- a CDS encoding MaoC family dehydratase N-terminal domain-containing protein — MGALLTPEIEKYIGLESEPQLACEPVEKGAVRRHAQAVMDPDPIYMDEAYVRDTRYGKPVAPPLFPVTMLRAPFGSPDLVTERAKNAYFDGILDTTSLGLPRLPLVNSSQLTGTVEVELYRYAEHGEAVWVQSRYRDIYERETSRGLLLFVIIETDFRDAAGGLICRFTKVQARG; from the coding sequence ATGGGCGCTTTGCTCACCCCTGAGATCGAGAAGTACATCGGACTGGAATCCGAGCCGCAGCTCGCGTGCGAGCCGGTGGAGAAGGGCGCGGTGCGCCGCCACGCGCAGGCCGTGATGGACCCGGACCCCATCTACATGGACGAGGCCTACGTGCGCGACACGCGCTACGGGAAGCCGGTCGCGCCGCCGCTCTTCCCGGTCACCATGCTGCGCGCGCCGTTCGGCTCGCCCGACCTCGTCACCGAGCGCGCGAAGAACGCGTATTTCGACGGCATCCTCGACACCACGTCGCTGGGCCTGCCGCGCCTGCCGCTGGTGAACAGCTCGCAGCTCACCGGCACGGTCGAAGTCGAGCTGTACCGCTACGCCGAGCACGGCGAGGCGGTGTGGGTGCAGTCGCGCTACAGGGACATCTACGAGCGCGAGACTTCGCGCGGGTTGCTGCTCTTCGTGATCATCGAGACCGATTTTCGCGACGCCGCAGGCGGGCTCATCTGCCGCTTCACCAAAGTGCAGGCACGGGGCTGA
- a CDS encoding enoyl-CoA hydratase-related protein, translated as MPATDSVLYEVRGETAIITLNRPEHRNAIDTAVCEQLLAAIQRFEADAALRVAILTGAGPHAFSAGRDLKEVAGKTTRAVIPVIGDTVHTEKPFIAAVNGVAVGAGWILAQMCDLCIAADTASFGIAEAKVGRGMHWSPPLIHMVGTRTALELMITGRRIDARRAYEIGFVNRVVPAAELMSAASALADEIVACAPLSVAAARRMVRHTINMGLDAAMEVGRQLAVPLYASEDAQEGPRAFREKRKPVWKGR; from the coding sequence ATGCCTGCGACCGATTCCGTTCTGTACGAAGTGCGCGGCGAGACCGCGATCATCACGCTCAACCGTCCCGAGCACCGCAACGCGATCGACACCGCGGTGTGCGAGCAGCTGCTCGCCGCGATCCAGCGCTTCGAGGCCGACGCCGCGCTGCGCGTCGCGATCCTGACCGGCGCGGGGCCGCACGCGTTCTCCGCGGGCCGCGATCTCAAGGAAGTCGCGGGCAAGACCACGCGCGCGGTCATCCCGGTGATCGGCGACACGGTGCACACCGAGAAGCCGTTCATCGCGGCGGTCAACGGCGTGGCGGTCGGCGCAGGCTGGATCCTCGCGCAGATGTGCGACCTGTGCATCGCGGCCGACACCGCGAGCTTCGGCATCGCCGAAGCGAAGGTGGGGCGCGGCATGCACTGGTCGCCGCCGCTCATCCACATGGTCGGCACGCGCACCGCGCTCGAGCTGATGATCACGGGGCGCCGGATCGACGCGCGGCGCGCGTACGAGATCGGCTTCGTGAACCGCGTGGTGCCGGCCGCGGAGCTCATGTCCGCGGCCTCCGCGCTGGCGGACGAGATCGTCGCGTGCGCGCCGCTGTCGGTGGCGGCGGCGCGGCGCATGGTGCGCCACACGATCAACATGGGGCTGGACGCGGCGATGGAAGTCGGACGCCAGCTCGCGGTGCCGCTCTACGCGAGCGAGGACGCGCAGGAAGGTCCGCGCGCGTTCCGCGAGAAGAGAAAGCCGGTGTGGAAAGGGCGCTGA
- a CDS encoding acyl dehydratase produces MADTQQVKFEDVSVGDELAPLSKGPLTAVHLVRWSSAMENWHRIHYDHRFAVEHDKLPGVLVNGSFKQQFIVQLLKDWAGLEGWAWKARFRFRAMDVVDSTLVVWARVERKIECEGYGLVELDLGIRNADKDTTTGSALVALPYRNGAAVPYPFAPPSQDPWASRPLAKKQ; encoded by the coding sequence ATGGCAGACACGCAGCAGGTGAAGTTCGAAGACGTCTCGGTCGGCGACGAGCTCGCGCCGCTTTCCAAAGGGCCGCTCACCGCGGTGCATCTCGTGCGCTGGTCGTCGGCGATGGAGAACTGGCACCGCATCCACTACGACCACCGCTTCGCGGTCGAGCACGACAAGCTGCCGGGCGTGCTGGTGAACGGCTCGTTCAAGCAGCAGTTCATCGTCCAGCTCCTCAAGGACTGGGCGGGCCTCGAAGGCTGGGCGTGGAAAGCGCGCTTTCGGTTTCGCGCGATGGACGTCGTCGATTCGACGCTCGTGGTCTGGGCCCGCGTCGAGCGCAAGATCGAATGCGAAGGTTACGGGCTGGTCGAGCTCGACCTGGGCATCCGCAACGCGGACAAGGACACGACCACGGGCTCCGCGCTCGTCGCGCTGCCTTACCGCAACGGCGCGGCGGTGCCGTATCCCTTCGCGCCGCCGTCACAGGACCCGTGGGCGTCACGCCCGCTGGCAAAAAAACAGTAG
- a CDS encoding tripartite tricarboxylate transporter substrate-binding protein: MAIAITRTLAACALLSALPAAAQQPAETAYPERPVRVVVPVAPGGSTDLVARIMSGKLGDALGKTFVVDNRAGAGALIGTDVVAKAAPDGYTLLFAYAAHTIAPFIFSRVPYDVFNDFTPITLVASQPLLLTINPSIGTSSVKELIALAKAKPGQLNVGLATPSSSGALIAEWFKVVTHTNITSVPFKGGALAMTALLQGEIQFMFATAPAAMPHLKSGKARVIATSGDHRLSYLPEVPTLDEVGLKGFEAEPWGGFLGPARLPRAIVDRIYQASTESLKQADTRERLAASGNVPVGSSPEKFAQRLARELRQNAELIKRVGMKAD; the protein is encoded by the coding sequence ATGGCAATCGCAATCACCCGTACGCTCGCCGCATGCGCGCTCCTGAGCGCGCTGCCGGCGGCGGCGCAGCAGCCGGCCGAGACGGCCTACCCCGAGCGGCCCGTGCGCGTGGTCGTTCCGGTGGCGCCGGGCGGCAGCACCGATCTCGTGGCGCGGATCATGTCGGGCAAGCTGGGCGACGCGCTCGGCAAGACGTTCGTCGTCGACAACCGTGCGGGCGCGGGCGCATTGATCGGCACCGACGTCGTCGCGAAAGCCGCGCCGGACGGCTATACGCTGCTCTTCGCGTACGCGGCACACACCATCGCGCCGTTCATCTTCAGCCGCGTGCCTTACGACGTGTTCAACGATTTCACGCCGATCACGCTCGTCGCTTCGCAGCCGCTGCTGCTCACGATCAATCCCTCGATCGGCACGTCTTCGGTGAAAGAGCTGATCGCGCTCGCCAAGGCGAAGCCGGGCCAGCTCAACGTCGGGCTCGCCACACCGAGCAGTTCGGGTGCGCTGATCGCCGAGTGGTTCAAGGTGGTGACTCACACCAACATCACGTCGGTGCCGTTCAAGGGCGGCGCGCTCGCGATGACCGCGCTGCTCCAGGGCGAGATCCAGTTCATGTTCGCCACCGCGCCCGCCGCGATGCCGCATCTGAAGAGCGGGAAGGCCCGGGTGATCGCGACGTCGGGCGACCACAGGCTCTCCTACCTGCCCGAGGTGCCGACGCTCGACGAAGTGGGTCTCAAGGGATTCGAAGCCGAGCCGTGGGGCGGTTTTCTCGGCCCGGCGCGCTTGCCGCGCGCCATCGTCGATCGCATCTACCAGGCGTCCACCGAAAGCCTGAAGCAGGCCGATACGCGCGAGCGCCTTGCGGCGAGCGGGAACGTCCCGGTCGGTTCCAGCCCGGAGAAGTTCGCGCAGCGCCTGGCGCGGGAGCTGCGCCAGAACGCCGAGCTGATCAAGCGCGTCGGGATGAAGGCGGATTGA